A window of Lentibacillus sp. Marseille-P4043 contains these coding sequences:
- a CDS encoding M4 family metallopeptidase, translating into MKKKYIVPAVLSSALLASSVSMSNVLAAPQESSVSSSVQAQKEWNQKANVPIFVKEKFAEKHSASNASNALNYLGKNEEKIGIKNPKKNLNVKSVQEDDLGMTHVRLKQTKNGVPVEGAEVIVHYNKDNEIVAVNGHHNKEVEGATIDTKASVSADQALQAAKTSVNAPEKLTYTPTTDLVVYPFTGKNSLAYKINVNFLGDEPGNWFVFVDANTGEVIDQYNALLHANEIKSKAHKSVGEGVLGTLRHLNTTKEKLPKQGTTFKLYDESHENLEGIYTYDFNTGKVFENKSASWKDEYQGPAVDAHYNSEKVYEYYLNEHGRNSLDGEGMAIKSYVHYGNDYNNAFWNGRYMTYGDGDGEYMVPLSAGLDVAAHEMTHGVITHTANLNYRFQSGALNESFADVFGTLIDEDDWEMGEDIMAPAAKEDGRTALRSLSNPDQFEVSGERAQYGDGRYPEHMDEFYNMPLSVDNGGVHVNSSITNHAAYLIGEQIGKQKLGQIYYRAISTYLTPTSDFSDARKAIEQSATDIYGENSPEFTAVTNGFDQVGIY; encoded by the coding sequence TTGAAGAAAAAGTATATTGTTCCTGCCGTTCTATCATCTGCTCTATTAGCAAGTTCTGTCTCTATGAGTAATGTTTTGGCAGCGCCACAGGAGTCTAGTGTATCTAGTAGTGTACAAGCTCAAAAGGAATGGAACCAAAAAGCGAATGTCCCTATTTTTGTGAAGGAAAAGTTTGCAGAGAAACATTCTGCTAGTAATGCATCCAATGCACTAAATTATTTGGGTAAAAACGAGGAAAAGATTGGGATTAAGAATCCAAAGAAAAATTTAAATGTAAAAAGTGTCCAGGAAGATGATCTGGGAATGACGCACGTACGCCTTAAGCAAACAAAAAATGGAGTACCCGTAGAAGGTGCTGAAGTTATTGTCCATTATAATAAGGATAACGAGATTGTTGCAGTAAACGGACATCATAACAAAGAAGTGGAAGGGGCTACTATTGACACAAAAGCTTCTGTTTCAGCTGACCAAGCTTTACAAGCGGCCAAAACATCAGTGAATGCACCAGAAAAATTAACCTACACACCTACTACAGATCTTGTTGTATATCCATTTACGGGAAAAAATAGTTTGGCCTATAAAATCAATGTTAACTTCCTAGGAGACGAACCCGGTAACTGGTTTGTTTTCGTTGATGCTAATACAGGGGAAGTAATTGATCAATACAATGCGTTATTACATGCTAATGAGATCAAATCGAAGGCGCATAAAAGTGTTGGGGAAGGGGTACTTGGCACACTACGACATTTGAATACAACAAAAGAAAAATTGCCTAAACAAGGTACTACATTTAAATTATATGATGAATCCCATGAGAATCTAGAAGGCATTTATACGTATGACTTTAATACGGGCAAGGTTTTTGAAAACAAAAGTGCTTCGTGGAAAGATGAATATCAAGGACCGGCTGTAGATGCCCACTACAATTCGGAAAAGGTCTATGAGTATTACCTTAATGAGCATGGGCGTAACTCGCTTGATGGTGAAGGAATGGCTATTAAATCATATGTTCACTATGGCAATGATTATAACAACGCATTCTGGAATGGTCGATACATGACGTATGGCGATGGTGATGGTGAGTATATGGTACCGCTATCAGCCGGTCTCGATGTAGCTGCCCATGAAATGACGCATGGTGTTATCACACATACGGCAAATTTAAACTATCGCTTCCAATCCGGTGCACTAAACGAATCATTTGCTGACGTATTTGGTACACTCATCGATGAAGATGACTGGGAAATGGGTGAAGACATTATGGCGCCAGCTGCAAAAGAAGATGGAAGAACAGCATTACGCAGCCTAAGCAACCCGGATCAATTTGAAGTATCTGGCGAAAGAGCTCAATATGGAGACGGAAGGTACCCGGAACATATGGATGAATTTTACAACATGCCATTATCAGTTGACAATGGTGGAGTCCATGTAAACTCGTCTATTACCAACCATGCCGCATACTTGATTGGCGAGCAAATTGGCAAGCAAAAACTTGGACAGATATACTATCGGGCAATATCTACTTATTTAACACCAACTTCCGACTTTAGCGACGCCCGAAAAGCCATCGAACAATCAGCAACTGACATTTACGGAGAAAACAGCCCCGAATTCACAGCAGTCACCAACGGATTCGACCAAGTAGGAATTTACTAA
- a CDS encoding transposase, with product MTRIPRRKSTNGIYHIMLRGINRQTIFEDDEDKLRLLSTIKRFKGKDSFELFAYCLMDNHIHLLIKEAEESISKTIQRISASYVYWYNNKYERFGHLFQERFKSENVDTIAYFFTVLRYIHQNPVKAGIANNAFACEWTSIHEYYGRANLVTVDFVFQLISPNRNKATQLFTEYMLATNDDECLDNDVKVKRSDSEVKRHLANLGIPNNTVLQQMEKQKRNKIISELRGLEGITIRQLARITGISKSVIHRIQ from the coding sequence ATGACAAGAATACCTAGAAGAAAAAGTACGAACGGTATATATCACATCATGCTGCGAGGAATTAATAGACAAACCATTTTTGAAGATGATGAAGACAAGTTAAGGCTTTTATCAACAATTAAGAGATTCAAAGGAAAGGATAGCTTTGAACTCTTTGCTTACTGTTTGATGGATAATCACATTCATCTGTTAATAAAAGAGGCGGAGGAATCGATTTCGAAAACAATCCAAAGAATCAGTGCAAGTTATGTGTATTGGTACAACAACAAATATGAACGCTTTGGGCATTTGTTTCAGGAAAGGTTCAAAAGTGAAAATGTGGACACGATTGCTTATTTCTTCACCGTTTTGCGATATATCCATCAAAACCCCGTCAAGGCCGGAATAGCAAATAATGCTTTTGCGTGTGAATGGACGAGCATACATGAGTATTACGGCCGCGCTAATTTAGTTACTGTTGATTTCGTGTTCCAATTGATCTCCCCCAACAGAAATAAAGCCACCCAATTGTTTACCGAATACATGTTAGCAACAAATGATGATGAATGTCTGGACAATGATGTGAAAGTGAAGCGATCAGATAGCGAAGTCAAGCGGCATCTAGCAAACTTAGGGATTCCCAATAATACCGTTCTGCAGCAGATGGAAAAACAAAAAAGAAATAAAATCATCTCAGAACTCAGAGGATTAGAAGGCATAACAATCAGACAACTAGCCAGAATAACAGGCATATCCAAAAGCGTCATCCACCGCATCCAATAG
- a CDS encoding LysR family transcriptional regulator: MDIKHLQYFVAIVDQSTFTKAANVLHISQPSLSVAMKRLEDKVGFPLIDRTSRHIQITKEGKIMYQEAKKLLKHYENVSDEMRRLKEEGPLELSIGLIESSMFFVPKILSVFKQEFTKVRVRLLETLSLDDVEKALNNFDIHVAITNQYIHNSDIETIPIYKENLVALLPPNHYLENKDCLQLTDFEGEDFIVSKEGFQTRTDILNAFKKSGVDLNIQFEIERFETCCSLVENNLGITIIPENYAHYSKKTSCSIKRIDDSTISRTVYLAHDKNRYLSPLVMSFITSVKEWDMGTGFLSQPDLPEWRGV; this comes from the coding sequence GTGGATATCAAACATTTACAGTATTTCGTTGCAATCGTGGATCAATCAACATTTACCAAGGCTGCTAATGTGCTTCATATTTCCCAGCCATCATTAAGTGTTGCAATGAAAAGATTAGAAGATAAAGTCGGCTTTCCTTTAATTGATCGAACCTCTCGACATATCCAGATTACCAAGGAAGGAAAAATAATGTATCAGGAAGCAAAAAAGCTGCTGAAGCATTATGAAAATGTATCCGATGAGATGCGTCGATTAAAAGAAGAAGGCCCGCTAGAACTGTCAATCGGACTGATCGAATCATCGATGTTTTTCGTGCCAAAGATCTTATCCGTTTTTAAGCAAGAGTTTACCAAGGTTCGCGTTCGTTTACTGGAAACATTGAGTCTGGACGATGTGGAAAAGGCGTTGAATAATTTCGATATTCACGTAGCCATTACAAATCAATACATTCATAATTCGGATATCGAAACAATACCTATTTATAAGGAAAACTTAGTGGCACTTCTCCCTCCTAATCATTATTTAGAAAATAAAGATTGCCTCCAGTTGACGGATTTTGAAGGGGAAGATTTTATTGTTAGTAAAGAAGGCTTCCAAACAAGAACTGATATTTTAAATGCGTTCAAAAAATCTGGTGTCGATTTAAATATTCAATTTGAGATTGAGCGATTTGAAACATGCTGCAGTTTGGTGGAAAACAATTTAGGAATTACCATTATCCCAGAAAACTATGCCCACTATTCCAAAAAGACCAGCTGCAGCATCAAACGAATTGACGATTCAACCATCTCCAGAACCGTTTACCTAGCACACGACAAAAACCGCTACCTCTCACCACTAGTAATGAGCTTCATAACATCAGTAAAAGAGTGGGACATGGGGACAGGTTTCTTGTCCCAGCCTGATTTGCCGGAGTGGCGCGGGGTGTAG
- a CDS encoding Zn-dependent hydrolase: MREKLLKDYDEAFDYDGVSGKRLASRLDELAQIGLTKDNGSNRPGFSREEKEAREKVSGWMREAGLEVHEDGAGNILGRMEGKNNKLPAIMSGSHVDSVPNGGHFDGVLGVLAALEVVEAWNATGHQPEKPFEVVIFTDEEGARFNGGLNGSEAMIGKGDMDKKLQLVDKDGMRFAEVLADVDLSVDGYQAAKRNMDELDLFVEVHIEQGKRLEKENLPCGIVTGIAGPCWLEFTILGEAGHAGNTPMDDRHDALVAASEFIFEINKLPRQINDSAVATVGRQFVEPNGVNVIPGQVKFYVDIRDIHRVTRDQLVDRVLTLGEKIADKHHVEVEYTEKMRVEPVPIKEEIQQILEHSFQEKGIRPYKLSSGAGHDAMIIGEKLPIAMLFVRSKAGISHNPAEWSNLNDCIQTVHTLKTFIEKWDMGTG, encoded by the coding sequence TTGCGAGAGAAGTTGTTGAAGGATTATGATGAGGCTTTTGACTATGATGGCGTTTCTGGAAAACGGTTGGCTTCGAGGTTGGACGAGTTGGCTCAAATTGGATTGACGAAGGATAATGGCTCAAATCGTCCAGGTTTTTCGAGGGAAGAAAAGGAAGCCAGGGAGAAGGTGTCTGGCTGGATGCGGGAGGCAGGCTTGGAGGTCCATGAAGATGGGGCCGGAAATATTTTGGGTAGAATGGAAGGCAAAAACAATAAACTGCCGGCAATTATGAGTGGGTCCCATGTTGATAGTGTACCGAATGGCGGGCATTTTGATGGGGTACTCGGTGTGTTAGCTGCACTGGAGGTTGTGGAAGCGTGGAATGCAACTGGTCACCAACCGGAAAAGCCGTTTGAGGTGGTTATTTTTACGGATGAAGAAGGTGCCCGTTTTAATGGTGGTTTAAACGGCAGTGAGGCAATGATTGGAAAAGGTGATATGGACAAAAAGTTACAACTCGTTGATAAGGATGGCATGCGTTTCGCTGAGGTTTTGGCGGATGTAGATCTTAGTGTCGACGGTTATCAAGCGGCAAAACGAAACATGGATGAACTTGATCTATTTGTTGAGGTACATATTGAGCAAGGAAAACGACTGGAAAAAGAAAATTTACCGTGTGGAATCGTAACAGGGATTGCAGGCCCGTGTTGGTTAGAGTTCACCATATTAGGTGAAGCAGGGCATGCCGGAAACACGCCGATGGATGACCGACACGATGCGCTCGTTGCTGCAAGTGAATTTATTTTTGAGATTAATAAGCTGCCGCGCCAAATAAATGATTCCGCTGTTGCGACGGTGGGGAGGCAATTTGTCGAACCGAATGGAGTGAATGTCATACCAGGCCAAGTTAAGTTTTACGTTGACATTCGCGATATTCATCGTGTGACAAGGGATCAATTGGTGGACCGTGTGTTGACTTTGGGTGAAAAAATTGCAGATAAACATCACGTTGAGGTGGAGTACACGGAGAAAATGCGAGTGGAGCCAGTTCCTATTAAAGAAGAAATACAACAAATTTTAGAGCATTCCTTCCAAGAAAAAGGAATCAGACCCTACAAACTGTCAAGCGGTGCCGGACATGACGCAATGATTATCGGCGAAAAACTCCCCATTGCCATGCTGTTTGTCCGAAGCAAAGCAGGCATCAGCCACAACCCAGCAGAATGGTCCAACCTGAACGACTGCATCCAAACCGTACACACACTAAAAACCTTTATAGAAAAGTGGGACATGGGGACAGGTTAA
- a CDS encoding toxin regulator, which yields MEIAKKGKKFWTIIVAIAVVILVVIGFVGNKIAESKQANKQVVNLENDLEKERAKIEELKTNLEKKNGQIAELEAKVEEAEPWFEMSKKEQERKIAEEKKKQQEEKAAAKKKAEEEEKARLAAEEEERKKQEEKEKKGYETGITFDQLARTPDDYKGKKVKFSGRVVQVIEGDGLTVQLRIAVNDDHDKIIYVEYDSSIVDSRILEDDQITIMGLSAGLLTYESTLGGDITIPAIVVDKIEQ from the coding sequence TTGGAGATAGCGAAGAAAGGAAAAAAGTTTTGGACGATTATTGTGGCCATTGCAGTTGTCATTTTAGTAGTAATTGGATTTGTTGGTAATAAAATAGCTGAATCAAAACAAGCAAATAAACAGGTAGTTAATTTAGAAAATGATTTAGAAAAAGAGCGTGCAAAAATTGAAGAGTTAAAAACCAATCTTGAAAAAAAGAACGGACAAATCGCTGAATTAGAAGCAAAGGTGGAAGAGGCAGAACCTTGGTTTGAAATGTCTAAAAAGGAACAAGAGAGAAAAATAGCGGAAGAGAAGAAAAAGCAGCAAGAAGAAAAAGCGGCCGCTAAGAAAAAAGCAGAAGAGGAGGAAAAAGCAAGATTAGCTGCAGAGGAAGAGGAAAGAAAAAAGCAAGAAGAAAAGGAAAAGAAAGGTTATGAAACTGGTATTACATTTGACCAGCTTGCGAGAACACCAGATGATTATAAAGGAAAGAAAGTTAAATTTTCCGGCAGGGTGGTGCAGGTAATAGAAGGAGATGGTTTGACTGTTCAATTAAGAATTGCAGTAAACGATGACCATGACAAGATTATCTATGTAGAGTATGATTCAAGCATTGTTGATTCTAGAATATTGGAAGATGATCAGATAACTATAATGGGATTATCAGCAGGTTTACTTACTTATGAGTCAACTCTGGGTGGAGATATAACTATCCCGGCAATTGTTGTTGATAAAATCGAACAATAA
- a CDS encoding ribonuclease HI family protein, protein MIEVYTDGAASGNPGNSGAGIYIKASGNIYEYSFPLGILSNHEAEFEAVLKALQICKERFPDEILSFRSDSRIVVDVVEKDFTKNQTFLPYLEKIRTEASAFPHFFIKWIPEKKNNHADQLARKAIHMQQ, encoded by the coding sequence TTGATTGAAGTTTATACAGATGGGGCTGCTAGCGGGAACCCCGGAAATAGTGGTGCAGGGATTTATATTAAAGCAAGTGGGAACATATATGAATACAGCTTTCCATTAGGGATCCTATCTAATCATGAAGCTGAATTTGAAGCGGTTTTAAAAGCATTACAGATATGCAAAGAACGCTTTCCGGATGAAATACTCTCCTTTCGATCTGATTCTCGAATAGTTGTGGATGTGGTCGAAAAAGATTTCACAAAGAACCAAACTTTTCTTCCTTACCTTGAGAAAATTCGGACTGAAGCAAGCGCATTTCCGCATTTTTTTATCAAATGGATACCAGAAAAGAAAAATAACCATGCAGATCAATTAGCAAGAAAAGCCATTCATATGCAGCAGTAG
- a CDS encoding carbon-nitrogen hydrolase family protein, giving the protein MEQFKVAVVQAGSEVMDKEKGVKKVIRLIEEAEENNAKIIVFPEAFIPAYPRGMSFGAVVGSRTSEGRRDFYNYWNNSITVPGPETEQIGKAVKKAGAYAVIGVIEKDDDDGQGTLYCTALFFGPDGKLLGKHRKLKPTGSERLIWGEGDGSTMPVFDTPYGKIGSLICWENYMPLARTAMYAKGVQIYIAPTADARDTWFASMRHIAAEGRCFVLSCNQYMTKEMFPEEIASRDEFKKLPNELTRGGSCIVDPLGEYIAEPVFGEEKIIYGDINLGKIAEGKFDFDVVGHYSRPDIFKLSVNEKKQDNVDWNEGDK; this is encoded by the coding sequence ATAGAACAATTTAAAGTAGCGGTTGTCCAGGCTGGTTCAGAGGTGATGGATAAGGAAAAAGGGGTTAAAAAGGTAATTAGATTAATAGAAGAAGCTGAGGAAAATAATGCAAAAATCATTGTTTTTCCAGAGGCTTTTATACCGGCCTACCCACGTGGAATGTCGTTTGGCGCGGTAGTTGGGAGTAGAACGAGTGAAGGAAGAAGAGATTTTTACAATTATTGGAACAACTCGATCACAGTACCGGGCCCTGAGACTGAGCAAATCGGTAAGGCTGTAAAAAAGGCAGGAGCATATGCTGTGATCGGGGTCATTGAAAAAGATGATGATGACGGCCAAGGAACTCTTTATTGCACGGCATTATTCTTTGGCCCTGATGGAAAATTACTAGGAAAGCATAGAAAATTAAAGCCGACCGGTTCGGAACGATTAATCTGGGGCGAGGGTGACGGTAGTACGATGCCTGTTTTTGATACACCGTACGGAAAAATTGGCTCGCTAATTTGCTGGGAAAATTATATGCCACTTGCCAGAACCGCGATGTATGCGAAAGGAGTTCAAATCTATATTGCCCCAACAGCAGATGCCCGTGATACTTGGTTTGCATCCATGAGGCATATTGCTGCAGAAGGAAGATGTTTTGTTCTATCGTGCAATCAGTACATGACCAAGGAAATGTTCCCAGAAGAAATAGCCTCCCGCGATGAATTTAAAAAATTGCCCAATGAATTAACACGGGGTGGCAGTTGTATAGTTGATCCTCTAGGTGAATATATAGCTGAGCCTGTTTTTGGTGAGGAAAAGATAATTTATGGTGATATTAATTTGGGAAAAATAGCAGAGGGTAAATTTGACTTTGATGTAGTTGGACATTATTCGCGGCCGGATATTTTCAAGTTGTCTGTGAATGAAAAAAAGCAAGATAATGTGGATTGGAATGAGGGTGATAAGTGA
- the hutU gene encoding urocanate hydratase, which produces MVTKANSKVAQYRGTELHTKGWLQEAALRMLNNNLNAEVAENPDELVVYGGIGKAARNWECYEAIVRELKTLENNETLLVQSGKPVAVFRTHKDAPKVLIANSNLVPAWANWEHFNELDQKGLMMYGQMTAGSWIYIGSQGILQGTYETFAECARQHFAGSLRGTITVTAGLGGMGGAQPLAVTLNEGVCIAIEVDQHRIDRRLETNYLDTQTDSLDEAIKLAKEARNEGKARSIGLLGNAAELLPKMIEKGFIPDVLTDQTSSHDPLNGYVPVNMSLSEAADLRKKDPDNYLKRSKQSIARHVEAMLTMQQKASVTFDYGNNIRQVAKDEGVENAFDFPGFVPAYIRPQFCEGKGPFRWVALSGDPEDIYKTDEVILKEFSHNESLCKWIRMAREKVSFQGLPSRICWLGYGERARFGKIINDMVASGELKAPIVIGRDHLDSGSVASPNRETEGMKDGSDAVADWPILNALINSVGGASWVSVHHGGGVGMGYSLHAGMVIVADGTKDAEERLDRVLTTDPGMGVARHVDAGYELAEETAREKGVTIPMLNKGE; this is translated from the coding sequence ATGGTTACAAAGGCGAATAGTAAGGTGGCACAATATCGCGGAACAGAGCTTCATACGAAAGGGTGGCTTCAAGAAGCGGCTTTAAGAATGTTGAATAACAACTTGAATGCAGAAGTGGCGGAAAATCCTGATGAACTAGTCGTTTATGGCGGAATCGGAAAAGCTGCACGGAATTGGGAATGTTATGAGGCAATTGTAAGAGAGTTGAAGACGTTAGAGAACAACGAAACATTACTCGTTCAATCTGGTAAGCCTGTTGCTGTATTTCGTACCCATAAAGACGCGCCAAAAGTATTGATCGCTAACTCTAACTTGGTGCCGGCATGGGCAAATTGGGAGCATTTTAACGAGTTAGATCAGAAGGGCTTAATGATGTATGGGCAAATGACCGCGGGCAGCTGGATTTATATCGGGAGTCAGGGGATTTTGCAAGGAACCTATGAAACGTTTGCGGAATGTGCAAGACAGCATTTTGCAGGTAGTTTAAGAGGAACGATTACAGTTACAGCAGGCCTTGGTGGTATGGGTGGTGCACAACCGTTAGCTGTCACGTTGAATGAAGGCGTTTGCATTGCGATTGAAGTCGATCAGCATCGGATTGACCGCCGTTTAGAGACAAATTATCTAGATACACAGACAGATAGTTTGGATGAAGCTATTAAACTGGCAAAAGAAGCCCGCAACGAGGGAAAAGCGCGTTCCATTGGATTGTTAGGAAACGCAGCTGAATTACTGCCAAAAATGATAGAAAAAGGCTTTATCCCAGATGTGCTAACGGATCAGACATCATCACATGATCCACTTAATGGGTATGTGCCAGTTAATATGTCACTTTCAGAAGCGGCGGATTTGCGAAAAAAGGACCCGGACAACTATTTGAAACGTTCCAAACAGAGTATTGCCCGTCATGTTGAGGCAATGCTTACCATGCAGCAAAAAGCGTCCGTAACATTCGATTACGGGAACAACATACGTCAGGTTGCAAAAGATGAAGGGGTCGAGAATGCGTTTGACTTCCCTGGTTTTGTACCGGCTTATATCAGGCCGCAGTTTTGCGAGGGCAAGGGGCCATTCCGCTGGGTAGCACTATCTGGTGATCCGGAAGATATCTATAAAACGGATGAAGTGATTTTAAAAGAATTCAGCCACAATGAATCTTTATGCAAATGGATTCGAATGGCACGGGAGAAAGTCAGCTTTCAAGGATTACCGTCCAGAATTTGCTGGCTTGGCTATGGAGAACGTGCGCGGTTCGGCAAAATTATCAATGACATGGTTGCGAGTGGCGAATTAAAAGCACCAATTGTGATCGGGCGGGACCATCTTGATTCCGGTTCAGTTGCATCCCCAAACCGTGAAACAGAAGGAATGAAAGATGGAAGTGACGCGGTTGCCGATTGGCCAATATTAAATGCGCTTATCAATAGTGTTGGCGGGGCCAGTTGGGTAAGTGTCCATCACGGTGGCGGCGTTGGCATGGGGTACTCGCTGCATGCTGGTATGGTAATTGTAGCGGATGGCACAAAAGATGCGGAAGAACGTCTGGACAGAGTGTTAACAACAGATCCTGGTATGGGCGTAGCAAGACACGTCGATGCAGGATATGAACTTGCTGAGGAAACAGCGCGGGAGAAAGGGGTTACGATCCCGATGTTGAATAAAGGAGAATAA
- a CDS encoding Na+/H+ antiporter NhaC family protein, giving the protein MDADSTIGFISILPPLIAIVLAFWTKDTILSLGIACVFGVLIAGDGLLGFPNLMKEALGNTSFSWIFLLELFIGVLIAFFQRTGAIQSFANIIERKRYSRKKIGMTTWFMGMFVFFSDYFSPVFVGSTMRKVTDRVKISREKLAYICDSTSAPVSVIVPITGWAVFISGLLIGMGPITNEKEALAVFTQSIPFNIYAILSVLLVGLITSGLIKDFGPMRKAEQRALHEGKVLGNKSNPLISKELTNIEPYYQDRLLNIKWNFLMPVLLIITIAVGTYIGLGSAKTMEAFLAAAVFLGIVMRIQGIPIKDIMDTAMSGIKGIMPAVMILAFAYTINTLSENMGTANYLINATESWLSPSLLPAITFVLAGIVSFSTGSSWGTFGIMIPIAVPIAIGFAGGDVNTIVLATIAAVAGGGVFGDHCSPLSDTTILSSTGAAADHIDHVKTQIPYSLIVGSIGIIVYLIIGFLA; this is encoded by the coding sequence ATGGATGCGGATTCAACTATAGGCTTTATTTCAATTTTACCACCATTAATTGCAATTGTACTTGCATTTTGGACAAAGGACACAATTTTGTCGTTAGGTATTGCATGTGTCTTCGGTGTATTGATTGCAGGCGATGGATTATTGGGATTCCCAAATTTAATGAAAGAAGCGTTAGGAAACACAAGCTTTTCATGGATTTTCCTTTTGGAATTGTTTATTGGTGTATTAATTGCATTTTTTCAGCGCACAGGTGCTATTCAATCGTTTGCCAATATCATAGAACGGAAAAGGTATTCGCGAAAGAAAATCGGAATGACAACATGGTTTATGGGAATGTTCGTTTTCTTTAGTGACTATTTTAGTCCAGTTTTTGTTGGGTCAACGATGAGAAAAGTTACAGATAGGGTGAAAATTTCACGTGAAAAACTTGCTTATATATGTGATTCTACATCAGCACCTGTAAGTGTCATTGTCCCAATTACTGGATGGGCTGTTTTTATTTCGGGCCTTTTAATCGGAATGGGACCGATTACCAATGAAAAAGAAGCTTTAGCAGTATTCACCCAATCTATACCATTTAATATATATGCGATATTATCTGTTCTATTAGTTGGATTAATAACTTCAGGATTAATTAAAGACTTTGGACCGATGAGAAAAGCAGAACAGAGAGCGCTTCATGAAGGAAAAGTTCTGGGAAATAAATCAAATCCGCTAATATCAAAGGAACTTACAAATATAGAGCCATATTATCAAGATCGGCTACTTAATATAAAATGGAACTTTTTAATGCCAGTGCTTCTAATTATCACGATTGCTGTTGGTACGTATATTGGATTGGGGTCAGCAAAAACGATGGAAGCATTCCTGGCTGCTGCAGTTTTTCTTGGTATAGTGATGCGTATTCAAGGAATTCCAATTAAAGACATTATGGATACTGCTATGAGTGGTATTAAGGGAATCATGCCCGCAGTTATGATTCTAGCATTTGCGTATACCATTAATACATTAAGCGAAAACATGGGAACAGCCAATTATTTAATAAATGCAACTGAGTCGTGGCTGTCGCCTAGTTTGCTCCCAGCAATCACATTTGTGTTAGCAGGAATTGTATCTTTTTCAACAGGATCATCGTGGGGAACATTTGGAATCATGATACCAATAGCTGTTCCCATTGCAATAGGATTTGCTGGTGGTGATGTTAACACGATTGTTTTAGCTACGATAGCAGCTGTTGCTGGAGGTGGAGTTTTTGGGGATCATTGTTCTCCTCTATCAGACACAACAATTCTATCTTCAACTGGAGCAGCCGCTGATCATATAGATCATGTAAAAACTCAGATTCCATATTCTTTAATTGTAGGATCGATAGGAATAATAGTCTATTTGATCATTGGATTTCTAGCATAA
- the hutG gene encoding formimidoylglutamase, with protein MVTIYKLSNTNLWSGRIDGVDATDLRFHQIVQLQTMDTITKNEPAFAMIGFASDEGVRRNKGRIGARLAPDEIRKQLAKLPYNLNHDRKVFDYGDVICENDQLEKAQAELGENVHKLLLHSTIPIILGGGHETLYGHYVGARTYAGDDKTIGIINIDAHFDLRSDALPSSGTMFRQILQNDDNAGYLCLGIQRFGNTTALFETAAEYNCQYVLEENMNLMNIQNTFEKIDEFAEKYDYIIMTLCTDSIMASAAPGVSAPSPLGLDPKIVKKLLTYTAAKENTISFDISEVNPKVDEDNKTVRLAAYLVAETMKSFSEKEQR; from the coding sequence GTGGTAACTATCTATAAATTGTCGAACACAAATCTTTGGAGCGGGAGAATTGATGGCGTGGATGCAACTGATTTACGCTTCCATCAAATCGTTCAACTCCAAACTATGGATACGATAACAAAAAATGAACCTGCTTTTGCAATGATAGGATTTGCAAGTGATGAAGGGGTTAGGCGAAATAAAGGGAGAATTGGAGCCCGCCTTGCCCCTGATGAAATTAGAAAGCAGCTGGCAAAACTGCCGTACAATCTCAACCATGATAGAAAAGTTTTCGATTATGGCGACGTTATTTGTGAAAACGATCAATTGGAAAAAGCACAAGCAGAATTAGGGGAGAACGTTCACAAATTATTACTTCATTCCACAATTCCAATCATTCTTGGCGGCGGCCACGAAACATTGTACGGGCATTATGTTGGGGCAAGGACATATGCAGGGGATGACAAGACAATCGGCATTATAAATATTGATGCACATTTTGATTTGCGCAGCGATGCATTGCCTTCTTCGGGAACGATGTTTAGACAAATTTTGCAAAATGATGATAATGCAGGATATTTATGCTTGGGGATTCAGCGGTTTGGCAATACGACAGCTTTATTCGAAACAGCGGCAGAGTATAACTGCCAATACGTCCTTGAGGAAAATATGAATCTGATGAACATCCAAAACACGTTTGAAAAAATCGATGAATTTGCAGAAAAGTACGATTACATTATCATGACATTGTGTACGGATTCGATCATGGCCTCAGCAGCACCAGGCGTGAGTGCGCCATCACCACTTGGTTTGGATCCGAAAATAGTAAAAAAATTGCTGACGTACACTGCCGCAAAGGAAAACACCATAAGTTTTGATATATCTGAGGTAAACCCAAAAGTTGATGAAGATAATAAAACAGTGCGCTTGGCCGCGTATTTGGTTGCGGAAACGATGAAAAGTTTTAGCGAAAAAGAACAACGATAA